In Nerophis lumbriciformis linkage group LG14, RoL_Nlum_v2.1, whole genome shotgun sequence, a single genomic region encodes these proteins:
- the spata1 gene encoding spermatogenesis-associated protein 1, giving the protein MDLSCESADRRPISCKLLELHVLLVPDDHWDVKLNKVSAESTDSFISAGFIRVHPEVSLKALRTDLVDLLGSERSADKFCFLKCVGRSLALVRSKQEKEVKVKTFAPPYAEQPELYLLPVVDNDFSHSLSPASPVTFDPHKTWSSPEETLRFPHQAPPTCSLEEEEEDFSSSEEEEGQAEDEDESGCGKRSEWEESGQRNQRTSGPLLHNKVKEEEKCRKKKKVQQKASRDQVEETPAHRLGKTSEVHRCKTTSVATEGSMVLSTSPPPGLDLTMTIHSTRDQVMEEIRLVKEARKQLEWRRQELLRKGKDLLAQNRHRRNQARDSWKKKYFDTKKATAPLEEALKSVRQDLETFYNQVLHQLHARESRSKPQKHGCSEKNELIIQILSESHEMEDMKRQVEDAKMKLLTEMKLRKQAATELRGLKAELAQKKSQSCHLGPVASPR; this is encoded by the exons ATGGATCTATCCTGTGAGTCTGCAGATAGAAGACCCATCAGTTGCAAG TTGTTGGAACTCCACGTTCTCTTGGTGCCAGACGACCATTGGGACGTCAAACTGAATAAAGTGTCTGCAGAGAGCACAGACAGCTTCATCTCCGCTGGATTCATCAG AGTTCATCCTGAGGTCAGCCTGAAAGCTCTGAGGACTGACCTTGTGGATCTTCTGGGCTCAGAAAGAAGCGCGGACAAGTTCTGCTTCCTGAAATGTGTCGGTCGCAGTCTGGCCTTG GtgagaagcaagcaggagaaggAAGTGAAAGTGAAAACGTTCGCTCCGCCTTAC GCCGAGCAGCCCGAACTTTATCTCCTTCCTGTTGTGGACAACGACTTTTCTCACTCGCTCAGTCCTGCCTCCCCGGTGACCTTTGACCCCCACAAGACCTGGAGCTCGCCAGAGGAGACGCTTAGATTCCCACATCAGGCTCCGCCCACCTGCAgcctggaggaggaggaggaggacttcAGCTCCTCTGAGGAAGAGGAAGGGCAGGCTGAGGATGAAGATGAAAGTGGGTGTGGCAAGAGGAGCGAGTGGGAGGAGTCAGGACAAAGGAACCAAAGGACAAGTGGACCACTTTTACACAATAAAG tGAAAGAGGAAGAAAAGtgcaggaagaagaagaaagttcaGCAAAAAGCAAGCAGAGATCAAGTGGAGGAAACACCTGCACACAG GCTGGGGAAGACATCAGAAGTGCACAGGTGTAAGACAACAAGTGTG GCCACTGAAGGCTCCATGGTGTTATCCACTTCTCCTCCTCCGGGTCTGGACCTGACCATGACCATCCATAGCACCA GAGACCAAGTGATGGAGGAGATCAGGCTGGtgaaggaagcaaggaagcagttGGAGTGGAGGAGACAAGAGCTGCTCAGGAAAGGAAAAGACTTACTGGCCCAGAACAGACATCGCAGGAACCAAG CTCGTGACAGCTGGAAAAAGAAGTATTTTGATACCAAGAAGGCCACAGCGCCGTTAGAAGAGGCTCTGAAGAGCGTGCGACAAGACCTGGAGACCTTTTACAACCAAGTCCTTCATCAGCTGCACGCTCGGGAGAGCAGGAGCAAGCCACAGAAACATGGATGCTCTGAAAAG AACGAGCTCATCATTCAGATCCTGAGCGAGAGCCACGAGATGGAGGACATGAAGAGGCAGGTGGAGGACGCCAAGATGAAGCTGCTGACGGAGATGAAG CTGAGGAAACAGGCTGCCACTGAGCTGAGGGGCCTGAAGGCGGAGCTGGCCCAGAAGAAGAGTCAGTCCTGCCATCTTGGGCCTGTGGCATCTCCAAGATAA